One Desmodus rotundus isolate HL8 chromosome 4, HLdesRot8A.1, whole genome shotgun sequence DNA segment encodes these proteins:
- the PLAC8 gene encoding placenta-specific gene 8 protein, protein MNPVVSQPGFGAGGTMTSDWQTGTFDCCDDIGICLCGTFLPLCLSCQIASDMDECCLCGASVAMRTMYRTRYGIPGSICSDFLWLMCFPQCALCQLKRDIEKRKAMNAF, encoded by the exons ATGAATCCAGTTGTTTCACAGCCAGGATTTGGCGCAGGGGGTACGATGACTAGTGACTGGCAAACTGGCACATTTGACTGCTGTGATGACATAGGGATTT GCCTCTGTGGGACTTTCCTCCCTCTGTGCCTGTCGTGTCAGATTGCCTCTGACATGGACGAATGCTGCCTGTGTGGGGCAAGTGTCGCCATGAGGACCATGTATCGAACCCGATACGGCATCCCG GGATCCATTTGCAGTGACTTCCTGTGGCTGATGTGTTTCCCTCAGTGTGCCCTTTGTCAACTCAAGCGagatattgaaaaaagaaaagcaatgaatgCTTTCTAA